Proteins co-encoded in one Pyramidobacter porci genomic window:
- a CDS encoding biotin transporter BioY, which translates to MEKNHVRNMTAIAVMTTLMCVLGPLSVPVGPVPFSLQVFVVYLSVYALGARRGTLAVVLYLLIGCVGLPVFSGFAGGAGKLLGPTGGFLVGFIPLAAISGWFTDRWESGVVMQFAGMLLGLGALYLFGAAWLAKVAKLNFDACMAAAVYPFIPVDVLKIVLAILLGRLLRRRLRAAGTQGESPER; encoded by the coding sequence ATGGAGAAGAATCATGTCAGAAACATGACGGCGATCGCGGTGATGACGACGCTGATGTGCGTGCTGGGGCCGCTGTCGGTGCCCGTCGGGCCGGTCCCTTTTTCCCTTCAGGTGTTCGTCGTCTACCTTTCGGTGTATGCGCTTGGCGCCCGGCGCGGCACGTTGGCCGTCGTCCTCTACCTGCTGATCGGCTGTGTCGGGCTGCCCGTGTTTTCGGGATTTGCCGGCGGGGCGGGCAAACTGCTTGGGCCTACGGGGGGCTTCCTCGTTGGTTTCATCCCGCTGGCGGCGATCAGCGGCTGGTTCACCGACCGCTGGGAAAGCGGCGTCGTCATGCAGTTCGCCGGCATGCTGCTGGGGTTGGGCGCGCTCTATCTGTTCGGCGCGGCGTGGCTGGCGAAAGTCGCGAAGCTGAACTTCGACGCCTGCATGGCTGCGGCGGTTTACCCGTTCATTCCCGTCGACGTTCTGAAGATCGTGCTGGCAATCCTGCTTGGCCGCCTGCTGCGTCGCCGCCTGCGCGCCGCCGGGACACAGGGAGAGTCCCCGGAACGTTAA
- a CDS encoding GNAT family N-acetyltransferase — MIEIVFEETKKRAAAYDGEKCVGMCAYAEDGAVWTAYHTEVDPVYGGQGIAARLVDELVRAARERGAKIVPTCSYVLRQFEEKREHSSVRS, encoded by the coding sequence GTGATCGAAATCGTCTTTGAGGAAACGAAGAAACGCGCGGCCGCCTACGACGGCGAAAAGTGCGTGGGGATGTGCGCCTACGCTGAGGACGGCGCTGTCTGGACCGCATACCATACCGAAGTCGATCCCGTTTACGGCGGGCAGGGCATCGCCGCGCGCCTGGTGGACGAACTGGTCCGGGCGGCCCGTGAGCGCGGCGCCAAGATCGTGCCGACGTGTTCTTATGTGCTTCGTCAGTTTGAGGAGAAGAGGGAGCACAGCTCCGTCAGGAGCTGA
- a CDS encoding arsenic metallochaperone ArsD family protein, with protein MRRLAIYEAAAGWDDERELADLAQSLDVLTHQGVEWERHDLGKEPEAFEANPAAAQYLKVFGAERLPVVLVDGVIVIAGRYPDDVDLIDWLELPPEVLGYDWADDDIPETGGECGCGHENYAEDGCSDGAEGHEHGHGRHHGHH; from the coding sequence ATGCGCAGACTTGCCATTTACGAGGCCGCGGCCGGGTGGGACGACGAACGGGAGCTGGCCGATCTGGCCCAGTCTCTGGACGTGCTCACGCATCAGGGCGTCGAATGGGAGCGCCACGATCTGGGCAAGGAGCCGGAGGCGTTCGAGGCGAACCCCGCCGCCGCGCAGTACTTGAAAGTCTTCGGAGCGGAGCGTCTGCCCGTGGTGCTGGTGGACGGCGTCATCGTCATCGCCGGACGCTATCCCGACGACGTCGATCTGATCGACTGGCTCGAACTGCCGCCTGAGGTGCTGGGGTACGATTGGGCGGACGACGACATACCGGAAACAGGCGGCGAGTGCGGCTGCGGGCATGAGAACTACGCCGAGGACGGCTGCTCGGACGGCGCCGAAGGGCACGAGCACGGCCACGGGCGCCATCACGGACATCATTAG
- a CDS encoding sodium-translocating pyrophosphatase — protein MVSFLFWVLLLVVLGSAVLALGYAFITYGFVKNIVVDEEHKKVSELSDIIHEGAMAFLNSEYKWLAPFVVVVGALLCTFLSIPSGVCFVFGALCSALTGYCGMIVATRSNGRTTFMATKSMNDALGVAFRGGSVMGMTVVGVGLAGVVLSYVLFRDANVITSFGLGASSIALFARVGGGIYTKAADVGADLVGKVEAGIPEDDPRNPATIADNVGDNVGDIAGMGADLFESYVNSIIAAMAVGFVTTVAGSNETLGLMGVLYPLALSALGIAAAIFGSACVTGSLAEENDSKMGQFACKYLFKFMQSGNATDPAKALSLGTYITGIIEIVGALILSLILLQDIRIFFAVVSGVVAGVAIGMITEYYTSADYKPVRKLADTTETGAATVILGGISLGMTSTVIPVLLICAATLISYFFSGLYGVACSAVGMLSITGMSLSVDAYGPISDNAGGIAEMSELPEGVRNITDKLDAVGNTTAAMGKGLAIGSAALTALSLFSAYAQAAGLKSIDLNNPHVMVGLFLGGMLPFLFSAQTIAAVQEAAGKMVEEVRRQFKDHPGIMDYSEKPDYKKCVAISTDASLHKMIVPGLLAIIAPVVVGFALDAEALGGLLGGAIVTGVMLAVYMSNAGGAWDNAKKYIESGVHGGKGSANHKAAVVGDTVGDPFKDTAGPSLNILIKLMTVVALVIAPLIMK, from the coding sequence ATGGTATCGTTTCTGTTTTGGGTACTGCTGCTGGTAGTCCTCGGCAGCGCTGTGCTCGCTCTGGGGTACGCTTTCATTACCTATGGTTTCGTCAAGAACATTGTCGTCGACGAAGAGCACAAAAAAGTGTCTGAGCTCTCCGACATCATTCACGAGGGCGCGATGGCGTTTCTCAACAGCGAATACAAATGGCTCGCGCCGTTTGTCGTGGTCGTCGGCGCTCTGCTGTGCACCTTCCTGAGCATTCCCTCGGGCGTGTGTTTCGTATTCGGCGCGCTGTGCAGCGCCCTGACCGGCTACTGCGGCATGATCGTCGCCACCCGCTCCAACGGCCGCACGACCTTCATGGCCACCAAGAGCATGAACGACGCGCTGGGTGTCGCCTTCCGCGGCGGCTCCGTCATGGGCATGACCGTGGTCGGCGTCGGTCTGGCGGGCGTGGTGCTTTCCTACGTGCTGTTCCGCGACGCGAACGTCATCACCAGCTTCGGCCTTGGCGCTTCGTCCATCGCCTTGTTCGCCCGCGTCGGCGGCGGCATTTACACCAAGGCCGCCGACGTCGGCGCTGACCTTGTGGGCAAGGTCGAAGCCGGCATCCCCGAGGACGATCCCCGCAACCCCGCCACCATCGCCGACAACGTCGGTGACAACGTCGGCGACATCGCCGGCATGGGGGCCGACCTGTTCGAGTCCTACGTCAATTCCATCATCGCCGCCATGGCCGTCGGTTTTGTGACGACCGTCGCCGGCTCCAACGAAACGCTTGGGCTCATGGGCGTGCTCTATCCTCTGGCTCTGTCCGCTCTGGGCATCGCCGCGGCGATCTTCGGCTCGGCCTGCGTCACTGGCAGCCTGGCCGAGGAGAACGACAGCAAAATGGGGCAGTTCGCCTGCAAGTACCTGTTCAAGTTCATGCAGTCCGGAAACGCCACCGATCCCGCCAAGGCCCTGAGCCTGGGAACCTACATCACCGGCATCATCGAGATCGTCGGCGCGCTGATTCTCTCGCTGATCCTGCTTCAGGACATTCGCATCTTCTTCGCCGTGGTTTCCGGTGTCGTTGCCGGCGTTGCTATCGGCATGATCACCGAATACTACACTTCCGCCGACTACAAACCGGTGCGGAAGCTCGCCGACACGACCGAGACCGGAGCTGCCACCGTCATCCTCGGCGGTATCTCGTTGGGCATGACCTCGACGGTCATTCCCGTGCTTTTGATCTGCGCCGCGACGCTGATCAGTTATTTCTTCAGCGGCTTGTACGGCGTGGCCTGCTCGGCCGTGGGCATGCTTTCCATCACCGGCATGAGCCTCAGCGTCGACGCTTACGGCCCCATTTCCGACAACGCCGGCGGCATCGCCGAAATGTCCGAGCTGCCCGAGGGCGTCCGCAACATCACCGACAAGCTTGACGCCGTGGGCAACACCACTGCCGCCATGGGCAAGGGGCTGGCGATCGGGTCCGCCGCTCTGACCGCTCTGTCTCTGTTCTCCGCCTACGCTCAGGCGGCCGGCCTCAAGTCGATCGACCTCAACAATCCTCACGTCATGGTCGGCCTGTTCCTCGGCGGCATGCTGCCTTTCCTGTTCAGCGCCCAGACGATCGCCGCCGTGCAGGAAGCCGCCGGCAAGATGGTCGAGGAAGTGCGCCGTCAGTTCAAGGATCATCCCGGCATCATGGATTACAGCGAAAAGCCTGATTACAAGAAATGCGTCGCCATTTCCACCGACGCTTCGCTCCATAAGATGATCGTGCCTGGTCTGCTGGCTATCATCGCCCCCGTCGTTGTCGGTTTTGCGCTTGACGCCGAAGCTCTGGGCGGTCTGCTCGGCGGCGCCATCGTCACCGGCGTGATGCTGGCCGTTTACATGTCCAACGCCGGCGGCGCCTGGGACAACGCCAAAAAGTACATCGAATCCGGCGTGCACGGCGGCAAAGGCTCCGCCAACCACAAGGCGGCCGTCGTCGGCGACACCGTGGGCGATCCGTTCAAGGATACCGCCGGTCCCAGCCTGAACATTCTCATCAAGCTGATGACCGTCGTGGCTCTTGTCATCGCTCCTCTGATCATGAAGTAA
- a CDS encoding ArsR/SmtB family transcription factor gives MPPVHLPHRHGQPVEEFCAGAPSVRDFQAVADVFRQLGDATRMRVFWLLCHGEECVINISALMEMSSPAVSHHLRLLKAAGLIVSRREGKEVYYRAAASDTAAMLHRAIEELMSMVCPCARLRRRGGNG, from the coding sequence ACGGCCAGCCCGTCGAGGAATTCTGCGCCGGAGCGCCGTCCGTACGGGATTTTCAGGCTGTCGCCGACGTGTTCAGACAGCTCGGCGACGCCACGCGCATGCGCGTGTTTTGGCTGCTGTGCCACGGCGAAGAGTGCGTGATCAACATTTCCGCGCTGATGGAGATGTCCAGCCCGGCGGTGTCGCACCATCTGCGCCTGCTCAAAGCCGCGGGGCTGATCGTCAGCCGCCGCGAGGGCAAAGAAGTCTATTACAGAGCCGCCGCTTCCGACACGGCCGCGATGCTCCACCGCGCCATCGAGGAGCTGATGTCCATGGTCTGCCCCTGCGCGCGGCTGCGGCGTCGCGGCGGGAACGGGTAA
- a CDS encoding M24 family metallopeptidase, whose product MNQRRIDKIMASLKEAGLTQALLSDPFSLTYVTGDDFRPGERFLALLLREGQKPALFLNRLFFAPHVAAENIVPYDDTERGALKVLPLIDRSRPLGVDKKMPAEFLLELQEKNAASGYVNASPCVDHVRACKDAEEIALMTRASLMNDRAMLALRERVREGVTEIELADELAGIYRDLGADGLSFPSIVSFGANAADPHHSPDGTELEPGQCVLFDIGCIKDGYCSDMTRTYYYKSVNDKDREIYEITRRANEAAEAAMKPGVRYCDLDGIARKVIAEAGYGPYFTHRLGHSIGQQGHEWGDVSSANTEQVRPGNIFSCEPGIYLPGETGVRIEDLCLITETGVQILNQVSKELQIIE is encoded by the coding sequence ATGAATCAACGGCGCATCGACAAGATCATGGCCAGTCTGAAAGAAGCGGGGCTCACGCAGGCCCTGCTGAGCGATCCTTTCTCGCTGACCTACGTGACCGGCGACGACTTTCGTCCCGGCGAACGCTTTCTGGCCCTTCTGCTGCGCGAGGGACAGAAGCCGGCGCTGTTTTTGAACCGGCTGTTCTTCGCCCCCCACGTAGCGGCGGAAAACATCGTCCCCTATGACGATACCGAACGCGGCGCGCTCAAGGTCCTGCCCCTGATCGACCGCTCCCGGCCGTTGGGAGTGGACAAAAAAATGCCCGCCGAGTTCCTGCTCGAACTTCAGGAGAAAAACGCCGCTTCCGGCTACGTGAACGCTTCCCCCTGCGTGGACCATGTGCGCGCCTGCAAGGACGCCGAAGAGATCGCCCTGATGACGCGCGCCTCGCTGATGAACGATCGGGCCATGCTGGCCCTCCGCGAGCGTGTGCGCGAAGGCGTGACTGAGATCGAACTGGCCGATGAATTGGCCGGCATCTACCGCGATCTGGGGGCCGACGGCCTCTCGTTCCCGTCGATCGTCAGCTTCGGCGCCAACGCCGCCGATCCGCACCATTCTCCCGACGGCACCGAGCTCGAGCCGGGGCAGTGCGTGCTCTTTGACATCGGCTGTATCAAGGACGGCTACTGCTCTGACATGACGCGCACCTATTATTACAAGAGCGTCAACGACAAGGACCGTGAAATTTACGAGATCACGCGCCGCGCCAACGAAGCTGCGGAAGCGGCGATGAAGCCCGGCGTGCGCTACTGCGATCTGGACGGCATCGCCCGCAAGGTCATCGCCGAGGCCGGGTACGGTCCCTATTTCACTCATCGTCTTGGGCATTCCATCGGCCAGCAGGGGCACGAATGGGGCGACGTCAGCAGCGCCAACACGGAACAGGTCAGGCCGGGCAACATCTTTTCCTGCGAGCCGGGCATCTACCTTCCCGGCGAGACGGGCGTGCGGATCGAAGATCTGTGCCTGATCACCGAGACGGGCGTGCAGATCCTCAACCAGGTTTCCAAGGAGTTGCAGATCATTGAATGA
- a CDS encoding HAD family hydrolase, whose protein sequence is MFDRKKVIIFDLDGTLIDSVGVWNAVDVELVKQIGGGERDGDELQRRRDTLLRERAASSDPYGDYCAYLKEKYASPLPADEIHRRRYRIARDFLENVVDYKPRADEFVRALKARGFRLAIATTTRRGTVDIYRAVNRNMLAKAPLDEYFSPVYAREDVRAMKPDPEVHFRILGALGATPAECLIFEDSLIGVESARNAGIETAAVYDRYSDADRARIDALADYRVRDYGEAIEILKRETAE, encoded by the coding sequence ATGTTCGACAGGAAAAAAGTGATCATCTTCGATCTGGACGGCACGCTGATCGACTCGGTGGGCGTGTGGAACGCCGTGGACGTGGAACTGGTGAAGCAGATCGGCGGCGGCGAACGGGACGGCGACGAACTGCAAAGACGGCGCGACACTTTGCTGCGCGAGCGCGCCGCCAGCTCCGACCCGTACGGCGACTACTGCGCCTATTTGAAGGAAAAGTACGCTTCGCCGCTGCCGGCGGACGAGATCCACCGCCGGCGCTACCGCATCGCCCGCGACTTCCTCGAGAACGTCGTCGACTACAAGCCGCGCGCCGACGAGTTCGTCAGGGCGCTGAAGGCCCGCGGATTCCGCCTCGCCATCGCTACCACGACGCGCCGTGGCACCGTCGACATCTATCGCGCCGTCAACCGCAACATGCTCGCCAAAGCGCCGCTCGACGAGTATTTCAGCCCCGTCTACGCGCGCGAAGACGTGCGCGCGATGAAGCCCGACCCGGAAGTGCACTTCCGCATCCTCGGCGCACTCGGCGCGACGCCCGCCGAGTGCCTGATCTTCGAGGACTCGCTGATCGGCGTGGAATCCGCCCGCAACGCCGGCATCGAGACTGCCGCCGTCTACGACCGCTACTCCGACGCCGACCGCGCCCGCATCGACGCGCTCGCCGATTACCGCGTCCGCGACTACGGCGAGGCGATCGAGATTTTAAAACGGGAAACGGCGGAGTGA
- a CDS encoding alanyl-tRNA editing protein, whose protein sequence is MDEMNELYYRLPYVKEFDAVVTGCEPGKNGFEVTLSQTAFYPEGGGQLADSGVIGEAVVGDTRRRDDAIVHYADRPLPVGSVQRCVIDWQKRFDHMQAHSGEHIVSGLVHRRFGYDNVGFHMAADKVTVDFNGPIGEEQLAELEREANACVYANLPVRVAFPSPEELAALDYRSKKELSGAVRLVEFPGVDLCACCGTHVERTGEIGLIKFVAMARYKGGVRIEMLCGRLAMQDYARKNEQEREIGRIFSAKPYETVEAVRQYVAAAEAAEARAGDLARRYFELRAAQLPAGGGLLIDFEEGFKPAELRKFCDALVCSGKAKTAAVLSPAESGGKKGWNYVICARDPVLRDAVKTLNKELNGRGGGDPTLVQGTFFAGREAIERALEAAFR, encoded by the coding sequence ATGGACGAGATGAACGAACTGTACTACCGGCTCCCCTACGTGAAAGAATTCGACGCCGTCGTCACCGGATGCGAGCCCGGCAAAAACGGCTTCGAAGTGACGCTCTCGCAGACGGCCTTTTACCCCGAAGGCGGCGGTCAGCTCGCCGACAGCGGCGTCATCGGCGAGGCGGTCGTCGGCGACACGCGCCGCCGCGACGACGCCATCGTCCATTACGCCGACAGGCCGCTTCCGGTCGGCAGCGTTCAGCGCTGCGTCATCGACTGGCAGAAACGGTTCGACCACATGCAGGCCCATTCCGGCGAGCATATCGTCTCCGGCCTGGTCCACAGGCGTTTCGGCTACGACAACGTCGGCTTCCATATGGCCGCGGACAAAGTCACGGTTGATTTCAACGGACCGATCGGTGAAGAGCAGCTTGCCGAACTGGAACGCGAAGCCAACGCCTGCGTTTACGCCAACCTGCCTGTGCGCGTCGCGTTTCCTTCGCCGGAAGAGCTGGCGGCGCTCGATTACCGCAGCAAGAAGGAACTGAGCGGCGCCGTGCGCCTCGTCGAGTTTCCCGGCGTCGACCTCTGCGCCTGCTGCGGCACCCACGTGGAACGCACCGGCGAAATTGGCCTGATCAAGTTCGTCGCCATGGCCCGCTACAAGGGCGGCGTCAGGATCGAAATGCTCTGCGGCCGTCTCGCCATGCAGGACTACGCGCGCAAGAACGAGCAAGAGCGCGAGATCGGGCGCATCTTTTCCGCCAAGCCTTACGAGACCGTCGAAGCCGTGCGCCAGTACGTCGCCGCCGCCGAAGCGGCCGAAGCCCGCGCGGGCGATCTGGCACGCCGCTACTTCGAACTGCGCGCCGCGCAGCTCCCCGCCGGCGGCGGCTTGCTGATCGATTTCGAAGAAGGGTTCAAGCCCGCCGAGCTGCGCAAGTTCTGCGACGCCCTCGTCTGTAGCGGCAAGGCGAAGACGGCCGCCGTGCTCAGTCCTGCCGAAAGCGGCGGCAAAAAAGGATGGAACTACGTGATCTGCGCCCGCGATCCCGTGCTGCGCGACGCCGTCAAAACGCTCAATAAGGAACTGAACGGCCGCGGCGGCGGCGACCCGACGCTCGTGCAGGGGACTTTTTTCGCCGGGCGCGAGGCGATCGAGCGCGCGCTCGAAGCGGCTTTTCGATAA